From Streptomyces sp. CMB-StM0423, a single genomic window includes:
- the metG gene encoding methionine--tRNA ligase, translating to MAATGEEQQGTKAFYVSTPIYYVNDAPHLGHAYTTVAGDVLTRWHRQRGEKVWYLTGTDEHGQKIMRTAEAHGVTPQEWCDKLVEEAWKPLWEHLEIANDDFIRTTEKRHTDRVQEFVQDLYDKGEIYQGGYEGPYCVGCEEYKTPGELLDGEGENAGLKLCPIHKTPVEMLKEENYFFKLSEYGPKLLEFYEANPGFVQPGSARNEVVNFVRQGLNDLSISRSTFDWGVRVPWDDKHVIYVWIDALLNYATAVGYGADEAKFAGTWPADVHLVGKDILRFHAVIWPAMLMANGLPLPGKVFANGWLMVGGEKMSKSNLTGIKPQDLTDHFGVDAYRWYFLRAIQYGQDGSFSWEDFTHRYTSELANDFGNLASRVGAMTVKYFDGDLPAATAAGAAEQVIVDGLAHAAAEADRRIGEELDFAGGIAAVFDFIKKVNLYLTEQEPWKVAKDPSDEARARLATILYTAAEALRAVAVLLHPVMPRTSRQLWSFLGAEPALGPLADQRIAEAGTWGRLPAGARVTKGAILFPRLEEPKQS from the coding sequence ATGGCGGCCACTGGAGAAGAGCAGCAGGGGACGAAGGCGTTCTACGTCTCGACCCCCATCTACTACGTGAACGACGCTCCGCACCTGGGCCACGCCTATACGACCGTCGCAGGCGACGTGCTCACCCGCTGGCACCGCCAGCGCGGCGAGAAGGTGTGGTACCTCACCGGCACGGACGAGCACGGTCAGAAGATCATGCGCACCGCGGAGGCGCACGGCGTCACCCCGCAGGAGTGGTGCGACAAGCTCGTGGAGGAGGCGTGGAAGCCCCTCTGGGAGCACCTGGAGATCGCGAACGACGACTTCATCCGCACCACGGAGAAGCGGCACACGGACCGCGTGCAGGAGTTCGTCCAGGACCTGTACGACAAGGGCGAGATCTACCAGGGCGGCTACGAGGGCCCGTACTGCGTCGGCTGCGAGGAGTACAAGACCCCGGGCGAGCTGCTCGACGGCGAGGGCGAGAACGCGGGCCTGAAGCTCTGCCCCATCCACAAGACGCCGGTGGAGATGCTGAAGGAGGAGAACTACTTCTTCAAGCTCTCCGAGTACGGCCCGAAGCTGCTGGAGTTCTACGAGGCCAACCCCGGCTTCGTCCAGCCCGGGTCGGCCCGTAACGAGGTCGTCAACTTCGTCCGGCAGGGCCTCAACGACCTGTCGATCTCCCGCTCCACCTTCGACTGGGGCGTGCGGGTCCCGTGGGACGACAAGCACGTCATCTACGTGTGGATCGACGCCCTGCTCAACTACGCGACCGCCGTGGGCTACGGTGCGGACGAGGCGAAGTTCGCGGGCACCTGGCCGGCGGACGTCCACCTCGTCGGCAAGGACATCCTCCGCTTCCACGCGGTGATCTGGCCGGCGATGCTGATGGCCAACGGGCTGCCGCTGCCGGGCAAGGTCTTCGCCAACGGCTGGCTGATGGTCGGCGGCGAGAAGATGTCGAAGTCCAACCTGACCGGCATCAAGCCGCAGGACCTCACGGACCACTTCGGCGTCGACGCGTACCGCTGGTACTTCCTGCGGGCCATCCAGTACGGCCAGGACGGCTCGTTCTCCTGGGAGGACTTCACCCACCGCTACACCAGCGAACTCGCCAACGACTTCGGCAACCTGGCCTCGCGCGTGGGCGCGATGACCGTCAAGTACTTCGACGGCGACCTCCCGGCGGCCACGGCCGCGGGCGCCGCGGAGCAGGTGATCGTCGACGGCCTGGCGCACGCGGCGGCGGAGGCGGACCGGCGGATCGGCGAGGAACTGGACTTCGCGGGCGGCATCGCGGCGGTCTTCGACTTCATCAAGAAGGTCAATCTGTACCTGACGGAGCAGGAGCCCTGGAAGGTCGCCAAGGACCCCTCGGACGAGGCCCGGGCCCGCCTGGCGACGATCCTCTACACCGCCGCGGAGGCCCTCCGCGCGGTGGCGGTCCTCCTCCACCCGGTGATGCCGCGCACGTCCCGGCAGCTCTGGTCCTTCCTGGGCGCCGAACCCGCCCTGGGCCCCCTGGCCGACCAGCGCATCGCGGAGGCCGGCACCTGGGGCCGCCTCCCGGCGGGCGCCCGCGTGACGAAGGGCGCGATCCTCTTCCCGCGCCTGGAGGAGCCGAAGCAGTCCTGA
- a CDS encoding GNAT family N-acetyltransferase, with product MDSRAAAKAEGSFRLIYAEAFAESPYNETESEVKATFRRFRSQCRKPGFRAVLASAEDGEPAGMAYGYPLSADTGWWDELTEPVAEDMRREDGHRTFGLMELAVRTPWRGQGIARRLHGTLLHGIGTERVLLNVHPDSRSASAAYQAWGYRKIGDARPWAGADLHDVMVLDLR from the coding sequence ATGGACAGTCGCGCCGCCGCGAAGGCCGAGGGCTCGTTCCGCCTCATCTACGCCGAAGCGTTCGCGGAGTCGCCGTACAACGAGACCGAGAGCGAGGTGAAGGCCACCTTCCGGCGCTTCCGCTCCCAGTGCCGCAAGCCCGGCTTCCGTGCCGTCCTCGCCAGTGCCGAGGACGGTGAGCCGGCCGGTATGGCGTACGGGTATCCGCTCAGCGCCGACACGGGATGGTGGGACGAACTCACCGAACCGGTAGCCGAGGACATGCGGCGCGAGGACGGCCACCGCACGTTCGGCCTCATGGAACTCGCCGTGCGCACACCCTGGCGTGGACAAGGCATTGCCCGTCGCCTCCACGGGACCCTGCTCCACGGCATCGGGACCGAACGCGTCCTGCTCAACGTCCACCCGGACAGCAGGTCGGCATCAGCGGCTTACCAGGCGTGGGGATACCGGAAGATCGGCGACGCACGGCCTTGGGCCGGTGCTGATCTGCACGACGTGATGGTGCTCGATCTGCGCTGA
- a CDS encoding DUF5753 domain-containing protein produces MSAGQPFQSQIIPALLQTEEYARAMLAPVRPDDLADLVAARMTRQAILERQNPPHTWFIVDEQALRRKIGGPAVMRAQLERLLTAGQAPRTVIQVVPDEVGRPVHPP; encoded by the coding sequence TTGTCCGCCGGTCAACCGTTCCAGAGCCAGATCATCCCGGCCCTGTTGCAGACGGAGGAGTACGCGCGGGCGATGCTCGCCCCGGTGCGCCCGGACGACCTGGCCGACCTCGTTGCTGCCCGCATGACCCGGCAAGCCATCCTGGAACGGCAGAACCCGCCGCACACGTGGTTCATCGTTGATGAGCAGGCGCTGCGCAGGAAGATCGGCGGGCCCGCCGTCATGCGGGCTCAGCTTGAGCGTCTGCTGACAGCCGGCCAGGCGCCCCGGACGGTGATCCAGGTGGTGCCGGACGAGGTGGGCCGGCCCGTTCACCCTCCTTAA
- a CDS encoding AAA family ATPase, protein MTAALIGRDHPAGVLRAEADRAADSHGGLVLVTGEPGIGKTSLVTAAVAEARRRGTLVLGGSCWASDSAPGYWPWVQVVRALRRGVPAAEWAAAREAAGSGLDVLLGEEPAAGGQHEHGVPAERVRDDHGPHHEHDRDGAHHGGTEPAVVTGPPAGPGTDPAAAGTYADSFHLADAVTTALVAVSHTRPVIVVLDDLHWADPASLRLLEFAAQHTWFERLLLIGTYRDAEVDTPGHPLRDQIAPLVAKATTLTLTGLDRAGTARLMARTAGRDPDGTLAAEVHRRTGGNPFFIEQTARLWAGGASADAVAPGVRDALQRRLQLLPAPVAELLVAAAVLGREFHRQVLAAAVGRPPGYVDRLLETAVAARLVVGRGAGLFAFGHDLVRETLYEGLDPAEARRRHAAVVRALDASPALSEKVFPADRARHAWEAGDELPAEQAVGLLRDAGQDAGSRLAFEEVVSHLRRAYERSAAASPRCRVLTALDLGGALLHAGRMTDAWPLFEGAVRTAREQDDPEMLARVALGVFSAEGYCATVPQDQAEANRLLLREAHRTLARSSHPESAGPDEGELTAGQMAAELSITLSVSARRGQDDEELGFGLWTRHNAIWGLGTAAERVALTEELITLAERAGNPAGRHMAVAMRWVALLELGDPRFAHTYRGYVEAAERSEVPSIRHTLVIDQSLVEALRGDFEAAERHIAQVVEMGRDNEHEHWIELLDHHWWTIRMLQGRYAEAAEAAGRLTAAGHGFPAGLQALAELRRGDPEPALRLVAEGPPTDEQQNRGFFPLWLRLQAETAAATRDPELVASVRDALSPYRGQWLVAVYGWDMSGPVDYWLALVDAAEGRWTPAAAGFRAARRSADLMQARPWSVLARHGLAGVLREQGDPAAEQLARETAAEATRLGMRLEPEQPSTPPAEPHPEPPPPAAEFRYDGRVWTLTYAGRTVHLPDAKGLRDLHTLLAAPGTDLPAVRLLNPEGGEELAAAHRLGGDPVLDAEAKSRYRRRLELLDEEIDHATAAGDDTRAAAYDRERAALLDELRAAAGLAGRPRRLGDEAERARKAVGARIRDALRKIAKGHPDLAEHLKQTISTGTTCTYHPPSPAPTWRL, encoded by the coding sequence ATGACTGCTGCACTCATCGGACGAGACCATCCCGCCGGCGTGCTGCGCGCCGAGGCCGACCGGGCCGCGGACAGCCACGGGGGCCTCGTGCTGGTCACGGGCGAGCCGGGCATCGGCAAGACGTCGCTGGTCACCGCCGCGGTGGCGGAGGCGAGACGGCGGGGGACGCTGGTGCTCGGCGGCTCCTGCTGGGCGTCTGACAGCGCCCCGGGGTACTGGCCGTGGGTCCAGGTCGTACGGGCGCTGCGGCGCGGTGTGCCGGCGGCCGAGTGGGCGGCGGCCCGCGAGGCGGCGGGCAGCGGGCTCGACGTGCTGCTCGGCGAGGAGCCGGCCGCGGGCGGGCAGCACGAGCACGGGGTGCCGGCCGAGCGCGTACGGGACGACCACGGCCCGCACCACGAACACGACCGGGACGGGGCACACCACGGCGGCACCGAACCCGCCGTCGTCACCGGCCCTCCGGCAGGACCCGGCACCGACCCGGCCGCCGCCGGGACGTACGCCGACAGCTTCCACCTCGCCGACGCGGTGACCACCGCTCTGGTCGCCGTCTCGCACACCCGCCCCGTCATCGTCGTCCTCGACGACCTGCACTGGGCGGACCCCGCCTCCCTGCGCCTGCTGGAGTTCGCCGCGCAGCACACCTGGTTCGAGCGGCTGCTGCTCATCGGCACGTACCGGGACGCCGAGGTCGACACCCCCGGCCACCCGCTGCGCGACCAGATCGCGCCGCTGGTTGCCAAGGCCACCACCCTCACGCTCACCGGGCTGGACCGCGCCGGTACGGCCCGGCTCATGGCCCGTACCGCAGGACGCGACCCGGACGGGACGCTGGCCGCCGAGGTGCACCGGCGCACGGGCGGCAACCCCTTCTTCATCGAGCAGACCGCCCGCCTCTGGGCCGGCGGCGCCTCCGCGGATGCCGTGGCGCCCGGCGTGCGGGACGCGCTCCAGCGCCGTCTGCAACTGCTGCCGGCACCGGTCGCCGAGCTGCTGGTCGCCGCCGCGGTGCTCGGCCGCGAGTTCCACCGCCAGGTGCTGGCCGCGGCCGTCGGCAGGCCGCCCGGGTACGTCGACCGGCTGCTGGAGACCGCGGTCGCGGCGCGGCTCGTCGTGGGCCGGGGCGCGGGCCTGTTCGCCTTCGGGCACGACCTGGTGCGCGAGACGCTGTACGAGGGCCTGGACCCCGCCGAGGCCCGCCGCCGGCACGCCGCGGTCGTCCGCGCGCTGGACGCCTCGCCCGCGCTGAGCGAGAAGGTCTTCCCCGCCGACCGCGCCCGGCACGCCTGGGAGGCGGGCGACGAGCTGCCCGCCGAGCAGGCCGTGGGGCTGCTGCGGGACGCCGGGCAGGACGCCGGCAGCCGGCTGGCGTTCGAGGAGGTCGTCTCGCACCTGCGGCGGGCGTACGAGCGGTCCGCCGCCGCGTCGCCGCGCTGCCGGGTGCTCACGGCCCTCGACCTGGGCGGCGCGCTGCTGCACGCGGGCAGGATGACCGACGCCTGGCCGCTCTTCGAGGGCGCGGTGCGCACCGCGCGGGAGCAGGACGACCCCGAGATGCTGGCCCGCGTCGCCCTCGGCGTCTTCAGCGCCGAGGGCTACTGCGCGACGGTCCCCCAGGACCAGGCCGAGGCCAACCGCCTGCTGCTGCGCGAGGCGCACCGCACGCTGGCCCGCAGCTCCCACCCGGAGTCGGCGGGGCCGGACGAGGGCGAGCTGACGGCCGGCCAGATGGCGGCGGAGCTGAGCATCACCCTGTCGGTCAGCGCCCGCCGCGGCCAGGACGACGAGGAGCTGGGCTTCGGCCTGTGGACCAGGCACAACGCGATCTGGGGCCTGGGCACGGCCGCCGAGCGGGTGGCGCTGACGGAGGAGCTGATCACGCTCGCCGAGCGGGCCGGCAACCCCGCGGGGCGGCACATGGCGGTGGCGATGCGCTGGGTAGCGCTGCTGGAGCTGGGCGACCCGCGCTTCGCGCACACGTACCGCGGCTACGTCGAGGCCGCCGAGCGGAGCGAGGTGCCCAGCATCCGCCACACCCTGGTGATCGACCAGAGCCTGGTGGAGGCGCTGCGCGGCGACTTCGAGGCCGCCGAGCGGCATATCGCGCAGGTCGTGGAGATGGGCCGGGACAACGAGCACGAGCACTGGATCGAGCTGCTCGACCACCACTGGTGGACGATCCGGATGCTCCAGGGCCGGTACGCGGAGGCGGCCGAGGCGGCGGGCAGGCTCACCGCCGCCGGGCACGGCTTCCCGGCCGGGCTCCAGGCGCTGGCGGAGCTGCGCCGCGGCGATCCCGAGCCGGCGCTGCGGCTGGTCGCCGAGGGCCCGCCGACGGACGAGCAGCAGAACCGCGGCTTCTTCCCGCTGTGGCTGCGGCTCCAGGCGGAGACGGCGGCCGCGACCCGGGACCCGGAGCTGGTCGCGTCGGTGCGGGACGCGCTGTCGCCGTACCGCGGGCAGTGGCTCGTGGCGGTCTACGGCTGGGACATGAGCGGGCCCGTCGACTACTGGCTGGCGCTGGTCGACGCGGCGGAGGGCCGCTGGACCCCGGCCGCGGCCGGCTTCCGCGCGGCCCGCCGCTCGGCAGACCTGATGCAGGCCCGCCCGTGGTCGGTGCTGGCCCGGCACGGCCTGGCGGGGGTGCTACGGGAGCAGGGCGACCCGGCGGCGGAGCAACTGGCGCGGGAGACGGCGGCGGAAGCGACCCGCCTCGGCATGCGACTGGAGCCGGAGCAGCCCAGCACCCCGCCCGCCGAGCCGCACCCGGAGCCGCCCCCGCCGGCCGCGGAGTTCCGCTACGACGGCAGGGTGTGGACCCTGACGTACGCGGGCCGGACCGTGCACCTCCCCGACGCCAAGGGCCTGCGCGACCTGCACACCCTCCTCGCCGCCCCCGGCACCGACCTCCCCGCCGTCCGCCTCCTCAACCCGGAGGGCGGCGAGGAGCTGGCCGCCGCCCACCGCCTGGGCGGCGACCCCGTGCTCGACGCCGAGGCCAAGTCCCGCTACCGGCGCCGGCTGGAACTCCTCGACGAGGAGATCGACCACGCCACCGCCGCCGGCGACGACACCCGCGCCGCCGCGTACGACCGCGAACGCGCCGCCCTCCTCGACGAACTCCGCGCCGCCGCCGGCCTCGCCGGCCGCCCCCGCCGCCTGGGCGACGAGGCGGAACGCGCCCGCAAGGCGGTGGGCGCCCGCATCCGCGACGCCCTCCGCAAGATCGCCAAGGGCCACCCCGATCTGGCCGAGCACCTCAAACAGACGATCTCCACCGGCACCACCTGCACCTACCACCCCCCGAGCCCCGCACCCACGTGGCGCCTGTGA
- a CDS encoding DUF397 domain-containing protein, producing the protein MTSASELPVRWRKSSYSTNGGDCIEIAEGITHVIPVRDSKDPHGPALTFTTEGWADFVSAVKGGQFSA; encoded by the coding sequence ATGACCAGCGCAAGTGAGTTGCCTGTCCGCTGGCGCAAGTCCAGCTACAGCACCAACGGGGGCGACTGCATCGAGATCGCAGAAGGGATCACGCACGTCATCCCGGTCCGCGACAGCAAGGATCCGCACGGCCCGGCGCTCACCTTCACCACGGAGGGCTGGGCCGACTTCGTGTCCGCGGTGAAGGGCGGGCAGTTCTCCGCCTGA
- a CDS encoding Uma2 family endonuclease produces the protein MDKANALVQLWHDLEVPDGLRVELLDGELVMQANPGHVHDLPGRSLVRHTPEPFEAWSERGLLVADDYRPRADAVIIRSEDRPADESDADWPAQVVLAVVETVSSTRTAIKRDWEDKRERYASVGIPVYLVVDPNDATWHILELEGRVYVETGKGIFGQPLTFPEPMGFTVQTHGWHPYRPAPPDPSHG, from the coding sequence ATGGACAAGGCCAACGCGCTCGTTCAGTTGTGGCATGACCTTGAGGTCCCGGACGGCCTGCGGGTGGAGCTTCTAGACGGCGAACTCGTGATGCAGGCCAACCCCGGGCATGTTCACGACCTGCCCGGTCGAAGCCTCGTCCGGCACACACCGGAGCCTTTCGAGGCATGGTCCGAGCGCGGACTGCTGGTGGCCGACGACTATCGCCCGCGAGCCGACGCCGTGATCATCCGGAGCGAGGACCGCCCGGCGGACGAGTCGGACGCGGACTGGCCGGCGCAGGTCGTACTGGCCGTGGTCGAGACGGTCTCCAGCACCCGTACGGCCATCAAGCGCGACTGGGAGGACAAGCGGGAGCGCTACGCCTCGGTGGGCATCCCGGTCTACCTGGTCGTCGATCCGAACGACGCAACCTGGCACATCCTGGAGCTGGAGGGCCGGGTGTACGTCGAGACGGGCAAGGGCATCTTCGGCCAGCCGCTCACGTTCCCCGAGCCGATGGGCTTCACCGTGCAAACGCACGGCTGGCACCCCTACCGCCCCGCGCCGCCGGATCCCAGCCACGGCTGA
- a CDS encoding MFS transporter, with translation MAAVPAAVEPRVAGRRGPALVVLCFVQFMLVVDDNVVSVALPTVRDDLGFSTAGLAWVVNAYFLAFGGLLLLFGRMADLLGRRRVFLTGVAVFGTASLLCGLAQEPWQLVAGRFLQGAGAAMASPAALALIALLFPGTRERARAFGIWGGIAGLGGTAGLVISGALTGLASWRWIFLINLPVALAAVVLLPRLVPESRAGRAARLDVPGAVLGTGALVSLVYGLLRAGESGWGDAGAVGPLVLAVLLAAAFFAVEARTAEPLVPLSFLAFRFRAVANGTTLLFSAAMYAMAFLLMVHLQTVLGYRPLTAGLAYLPYGGGILIGMWLSSRAVTRLGARPALVLSFLITAAGLLLLAGVAPSDGYASGVLPGMLVTSLGCGLSLPALTVAALTGTTGENAGLGSAVLTSVQQVGGAVGVAVFVGLATRRRDELTAEHDPLHAATEGFSYALTATAALLALGAVLIAALLRGPAVKA, from the coding sequence ATGGCGGCGGTGCCGGCAGCGGTCGAGCCCCGGGTCGCCGGGCGCCGGGGACCGGCCCTGGTGGTCCTGTGCTTCGTGCAGTTCATGCTGGTCGTGGACGACAACGTGGTGAGCGTCGCGCTCCCCACCGTGCGCGACGACCTCGGCTTCAGCACCGCGGGGCTGGCCTGGGTCGTCAACGCCTACTTCCTCGCCTTCGGCGGGCTGCTGCTGCTCTTCGGCCGCATGGCCGACCTGCTGGGCCGCCGCCGCGTCTTCCTGACCGGCGTGGCCGTGTTCGGCACGGCGAGTCTGCTCTGCGGGCTCGCGCAGGAGCCCTGGCAACTGGTGGCCGGGCGGTTCCTCCAGGGCGCGGGAGCGGCCATGGCCAGCCCCGCCGCGCTGGCGCTGATCGCGCTCCTGTTCCCGGGCACCCGGGAGCGCGCCAGGGCGTTCGGCATCTGGGGCGGGATCGCGGGTCTGGGCGGTACGGCGGGCCTGGTGATCTCCGGAGCGCTGACCGGCCTCGCGTCCTGGCGCTGGATCTTCCTGATCAACCTGCCGGTGGCGCTGGCGGCCGTCGTGCTGCTCCCGCGCCTGGTGCCCGAGAGCCGCGCCGGACGCGCGGCCCGCCTCGACGTACCCGGCGCGGTCCTGGGCACCGGCGCCCTCGTGTCCCTGGTCTACGGACTGCTGCGGGCCGGCGAGTCGGGCTGGGGCGACGCGGGGGCCGTCGGGCCCCTGGTCCTCGCCGTCCTCCTGGCCGCCGCCTTCTTCGCGGTCGAAGCACGTACCGCCGAGCCGCTGGTGCCGCTGTCGTTCCTGGCCTTCCGGTTCCGCGCCGTGGCCAACGGGACGACCCTGCTGTTCTCCGCCGCCATGTACGCGATGGCCTTCCTGCTGATGGTGCACCTGCAGACCGTGCTGGGCTACCGCCCGCTCACGGCCGGCCTCGCCTACCTCCCGTACGGCGGCGGCATCCTGATCGGCATGTGGCTCTCCTCCCGAGCCGTGACGAGGCTCGGCGCGCGACCTGCCCTCGTGCTGTCGTTCCTGATCACCGCGGCCGGGCTGCTGCTGCTGGCGGGCGTGGCACCGAGCGACGGCTACGCGTCCGGGGTGCTGCCCGGCATGCTCGTCACGAGCCTCGGCTGCGGGCTGAGCCTGCCCGCCCTGACCGTCGCGGCCCTCACCGGCACCACCGGCGAGAACGCCGGGCTCGGCTCAGCGGTCCTGACCTCCGTCCAGCAGGTCGGGGGCGCGGTGGGGGTGGCGGTCTTCGTCGGTCTGGCCACCCGCCGTCGCGACGAACTGACCGCGGAGCACGACCCCTTGCACGCGGCGACGGAGGGCTTCTCCTACGCGCTCACCGCCACTGCCGCCCTCCTCGCACTCGGCGCCGTCCTCATAGCCGCGCTGCTCCGCGGTCCGGCGGTCAAAGCCTGA
- a CDS encoding helix-turn-helix domain-containing protein — translation MTDAVFGAVPVGVGAIVVGTFPLASGQWFVPHSHPQHQLAWARRGVLGVAVGDAYWVLPRTRALWLPAGVVHRTGATRDAVLCSLYFAPDRCDLDWTEPTPVGVDGLLAHLFVHLSDESLPDAARLRAEAVVLDLLRPLPATPVDVPSPADDRVRAVADALLADPADPRSLEAHARSVGVSRRTLTRLFVHDTGMNFDRWRTHLRMRAALPLLAEGQPVSRVAHTVGYATPSAFLAAFRRTVGTSPGRYLNGDAAFDAPATGAPGT, via the coding sequence ATGACCGATGCCGTCTTCGGGGCCGTCCCGGTCGGGGTGGGCGCCATCGTCGTCGGGACCTTCCCGCTGGCGTCCGGGCAGTGGTTCGTGCCGCACAGCCACCCGCAGCACCAGTTGGCCTGGGCGCGGCGCGGTGTGCTGGGCGTCGCCGTCGGCGACGCCTACTGGGTCCTGCCGCGTACCCGGGCGCTGTGGCTGCCCGCGGGGGTCGTCCACCGGACCGGGGCGACCCGCGACGCGGTCTTGTGCAGCCTCTACTTCGCACCGGACAGATGCGACCTGGACTGGACGGAACCCACGCCGGTCGGCGTAGACGGGCTGCTCGCCCACCTGTTCGTGCACCTGAGCGACGAGAGCCTGCCCGACGCCGCGCGGCTACGGGCCGAGGCGGTCGTCCTGGACCTGCTGCGCCCGCTGCCGGCCACCCCCGTCGACGTACCGAGTCCCGCCGACGACCGTGTCCGCGCGGTGGCCGACGCGCTGCTCGCCGACCCCGCGGACCCCAGGAGCCTGGAGGCCCACGCGCGCAGCGTCGGCGTGAGCCGGCGCACCCTGACCCGGCTGTTCGTCCACGACACCGGCATGAACTTCGACCGCTGGCGCACCCATCTGCGGATGCGTGCCGCCCTGCCGCTCCTCGCCGAGGGCCAGCCCGTCTCCCGGGTCGCGCACACCGTGGGATACGCGACGCCGAGCGCGTTCCTCGCGGCGTTCCGGCGGACGGTCGGCACCTCCCCGGGCCGCTACCTCAACGGCGACGCGGCGTTCGACGCACCCGCCACCGGCGCCCCGGGTACATGA
- the rho gene encoding transcription termination factor Rho — translation MTTTTPTTAETPAAGAVRATSELAAVAGVFEPVGNHGFLRVGSLQPGDDDVQVPANLVRRFGLRKGDLVEGGVLPAGGQAPKSGSGTASGSGSGSGKRRDRDRGAAADRRTQVPALARVDRVAGLDPEAAARRPRFGDLVPLHPTERLRLETPAGRLTNRVVDLLAPVGKGQRGLIVAPPKTGKTILLQHLADAIAVNHPECHLMVVLLDERPEEVTDMQRSVRAEVISSTFDRPAREHVAIAEMAIERAKRMVEGGQDVVILLDSLTRLCRAANNSAGAGGRTLSGGVDASALLIPKKLFGAARNIEGGGSLTILASALVETGSRADDYYFEELKSTGNMELRLSRALAERRIFPAVDVHASGTRREELLAAPGEVALLHRLRRVLGDRDAVQSMELLLERMKASGGNAEFLLRLGRTTPA, via the coding sequence ATGACTACTACGACACCCACCACAGCAGAAACCCCGGCGGCAGGCGCCGTCCGGGCCACGTCCGAACTCGCCGCGGTCGCCGGGGTGTTCGAGCCCGTGGGCAATCACGGCTTCCTGCGCGTCGGCAGCCTCCAGCCGGGCGACGACGACGTACAGGTGCCCGCGAACCTCGTCCGCCGCTTCGGCCTCCGCAAGGGCGACCTCGTGGAAGGCGGCGTCCTGCCGGCCGGCGGCCAGGCACCGAAGTCCGGCTCGGGAACGGCCTCCGGGTCCGGGTCCGGGTCCGGCAAGCGCCGCGACCGCGACCGCGGGGCCGCCGCCGACCGGCGGACGCAGGTCCCCGCCCTCGCCCGCGTCGACCGCGTCGCCGGCCTCGACCCCGAAGCAGCCGCCCGCCGCCCCCGCTTCGGCGACCTCGTCCCCCTCCACCCCACCGAGCGGCTCCGGCTGGAGACTCCCGCGGGCCGGCTCACCAACCGCGTCGTCGACCTCCTCGCCCCCGTCGGCAAGGGCCAGCGCGGGCTGATCGTCGCCCCGCCCAAGACCGGCAAGACGATCCTGCTCCAGCACCTCGCCGACGCCATCGCCGTCAACCACCCGGAGTGCCACCTGATGGTCGTACTCCTCGACGAACGCCCCGAGGAGGTCACCGACATGCAGCGCTCCGTACGCGCCGAGGTGATCTCCTCCACGTTCGACCGCCCCGCCCGCGAGCACGTCGCCATCGCCGAGATGGCGATCGAGCGCGCCAAGCGGATGGTCGAGGGCGGGCAGGACGTCGTGATCCTGCTGGACTCGCTGACCCGGCTGTGCCGCGCCGCCAACAACAGCGCCGGTGCCGGCGGCCGCACCCTCAGCGGCGGCGTGGACGCCTCCGCGCTGCTGATCCCCAAGAAGCTCTTCGGCGCCGCCCGCAACATCGAGGGCGGCGGCTCCCTGACGATCCTCGCCTCCGCACTGGTCGAGACCGGCTCCCGCGCGGACGACTACTACTTCGAGGAGCTGAAGAGCACCGGCAACATGGAGCTGCGCCTCAGCCGCGCCCTCGCCGAGCGGCGCATCTTCCCCGCCGTCGACGTCCACGCCTCCGGCACCCGGCGCGAGGAACTCCTCGCCGCACCCGGCGAGGTCGCCCTGCTGCACCGGCTCCGCCGGGTGCTCGGCGACCGCGACGCCGTGCAGAGCATGGAGCTGCTGCTGGAGCGGATGAAGGCGAGCGGCGGCAACGCGGAGTTCCTGCTGCGCCTGGGGCGTACGACACCGGCGTGA